From the genome of Acidobacteriota bacterium:
GCAGATGTTGCAGGGCGCGCACGGAGATCTGTCCACGCTGGAGGGCGGCGATGCCCTCGGCGGCGGCGCGCGCAGCCGAGAGCGTGGTGATGGTAGGGATGCGCTGCGTGATGGCGGCACGGCGGATGGCCTTCTCGTCGAACCACGGCTCGGCGCCGTGCGGCGTGTTGAATATCAGGTGGATCTTGTCGCCTTTGATGAGGTCGACCACGTTCGGCCGGCCCTCTTTCACTTTGAAGACGCGGTCGCAAGCGATGTCGGCGTGGTTCAGCACGTCGGCGGTACCATGTGTGGCCACGATGTGGAACCCCAGCTCGCTGAAACGGCGCGCGATGTCTGCCACATGCGGCTTATCTTTCTCGGCGACGCTGATGAAGATCGTGCCCGTCGTCGGAAGCGTGTGTCCGGCGGAGAGTTGCGCCTTGTAGAAGGCCTCGCCGAAGTTGTCGGCCACACCCATCACTTCGCCCGTGGACTTCATCTCCGGACCGAGCACGGTGTCCACGCCCGGGAACTTCGACCACGGGAACACCGGCGACTTCACGTAGTAGCAGTTGCCGGTCGAGAGATCGCTGACGCGCTCGATGTTCTCCGGCAGGAACTCGCGCAGCTTGCGGCGTGTCACCAGGCGCGCGGCGATCTTCGCCAGCGGCACGCCGGTGGCCTTCGAGACGTAGGGCACGGTACGCGAGGCGCGCGGGTTGACCTCGATGACGTAGACCTTGTCCTTCTGGATAGCGAACTGGATGTTCACCAGCCCGATGACCTTGAGCGCGCGCGCCAGCTTGAAGGTGTACTCGCGCATGGTCGCAAGGGCCGGCTCGGGGATATCCACCGCCGGCAACACGCAGCTCGAGTCGCCGGAGTGTATGCCAGCCTCCTCGATGTGCTGCATGATGCCGCCGATAACGACGTCTTCCGAATCGGAGAGCGCGTCCACGTCGACCTCGGTCGCGTCTTCGAGGAATTTATCGACCAGCACCGGGCGGTCCTGCGAGTACTCCACCGCCTCCTTCATGTACTTGGTGATGGTCTCGTCGTCGTAGGCGATGACCATAGCGCGTCCACCGAGCACGTAGCTGGGGCGCACCAGCACGGGGTACCCGATCTTGTTGGCGACCTTGAGCGCCTCTTCGAGCGAAGTGGCAGCGCCGCCGGGCGGCTGCGGGATGGAAAGCTCATCGAGCAATTTGCCAAAGCGTTTGCGATCTTCGGCGAGGTCGATGGATTCCGGCGACGTCCCGATGATGGGAACGCCGGCGGCCTTGAGTGGGAGCGCGAGGTTGAGCGGCGTCTGGCCGCCGAACTGCACGATCATCCCGACCTGCGCGCCCTTGCCGGCCTCGTGCTCGTAGACGGCCATCACGTCTTCGAACGTCAGCGGCTCGAAGTAGAGGCGGTCGCTGGTGTCGTAGTCGGTCGAGACCGTCTCCGGATTGCAGTTCACCATGATGGTCTCGAAACCATCGTCGCGTAGCGCGAAGGCGGCGTGGCAGCAGCAGTAGTCGAACTCGATGCCCTGCCCGATGCGATTCGGCCCGCTGCCCAGGATGATGACTTTCTTCTTGTCGGTCGGCGGCGCTTCGTCTTCTTCCTCGTAAGTGGAGTAGAGATATGGCGTGTAACTCTCGAATTCGCCGGCGCAGGTGTCCACGCGCTTGAAGACCGGAGTGATGTTGTGCTTCTTCCTGTGATAGCGGATCTTCTCCGCCGCGCCCTTGCCCTCGCGCAGCCGCCATATCTCGGCGAGGCGCGCGTCGGAGATGCCCATGCGCTTCGCCTCGCGGATCAGCTCGGGCGTCACCGATTCCTGCGGATGTTTCTCCAGCTCGGCCTGCATCTCCACCGTTTCCTTGAGCTGATAGAGGAACCACGGGTCGATGGAGGTGAATTTGGCGAGTTCCTTGACGGTGTATCCCTGGCGCAGCGCGTAGCGCAGATAATTCAGGCGCTCGGGGTGCGGCGTCACCAGGCGCTGCATCAGGATCTTCGGCTCGATCTTCTCTGACGCCAGCGATTTCCCGGTCTCGAGCGAGCGCACACCCTTCATCAGTGCTTCCTTGAAAGTGCGGCCGATGGCCATCACTTCGCCGACGGACTTCATCTGCGGGCCCAGGCCTTCATCGGCGCCGGGGAATTTCTCGAACTGCCACTTCGGGATCTTGACGACTACGTAATCGAGTGTGGGCTCAAAAGACGCAGGGGTCTTCTTGGTGATGTCGTTCGGTATCTCGTCGAGCGTGTAGCCGACGGCGAGCTTGGCGGCGATCTTTGCGATGGGGAATCCTGTGGCTTTGGAGGCGAGAGCCGACGACCGCGAGACGCGCGGATTCATCTCGATCACGGTCATGCGTCCGTTGGTCGGATGCACCGCGAACTGGATGTTCGAGCCGCCGGTCTCGACGCCGATCTCGCGGATGACCTTGATGGCGGCGTCGCGCATCGCCTGGTACTCGCGGTCGGTGAGCGTCTGCGCCGGAGCGACGGTGATGGAATCGCCGGTGTGCACGCCCATGGGATCGAAATTCTCGATGGAGCAGATGATGATGACGTTGTCGGCGATGTCGCGCATCACCTCGAGCTCGTATTCCTTCCAGCCGAGCACGCTCTCTTCGATCAGCACCTCGTGGACGGGCGAGAGGTCGAGGCCGCGCGAAAGTATCTCGATCAGCTCCTCGCGGTTGTAAGCGATGCCGCCGCCCGAACCGCCGAGCGTGAACGATGGCCGGATGATGACCGGGAAACCGATCTTGCCGGCAAACTCGATGCCGTCTTTCAGGTTGTTGACGAGCGCGGATTTCGGCACGTCGAGGCCGATCTTCTGCATCGCGTCCTTGAACAGCAGGCGGTCTTCCGCCTTCTTGATGGAGCGCAGGCCGGCGCCGATCAGCTCGACGTTGTATTTCTCCAGCACGCCGCCATCGGCCAGCTCGACGGCGAGGTTGAGTGCGGTCTGTCCCCCGACGGTGGGAAGTAACGCAAAACCCTTCCCGCCGCTCAGCTCGGCCTCGATACGGATGATCTCCTCCAGATACTCGCGCGTGAGCGGCTCGATGTACGTCCGGTCGGCCATCTCCGGGTCGGTCATGATGGTCGCCGGGTTCGAGTTCGCCAGCACCACCTCATATCCCTCGGCCTTGAGCGCCTTGCACGCTTGCGCGCCCGAGTAATCGAACTCCGCCGACTGCCCGATGATGATCGGGCCGGAGCCGATGATGAGGATCTTCGAGATGTCAGTGCGTTTCGGCATCGTTTATGCGTAGTTCAGTGTTTGAACTCCTCCATCATCTGGACGAAGTCCTTGAACAGATAATGCGAGTCGTGCGGACCGGGCGCCGCCTCGGGATGGTACTGCACCGAGAACAGCGGCAGGTTGCGGTGGCGCATGCCTTCGAGCGTGTTGTCGTTGAGGTCGATGTGCGTGAGGTCGACCTCGCTGCTCGAGAGCGAGTCCGGATCGACGGCGAAGTTGTGGTTGTGCGCCGTGATCTCGATCTTCCCGCTGGCCATCTGCTTCACCGGATGATTCCCGCCGTGGTGTCCGAACTTGAGCTTGTAAGTCTTGCCACCGAGCGCGAGGCCTATGAGCTGGTGGCCGAGGCATATCCCGAAGATGGGCTTCTTCCCCATCAAGCGGCGGATGTTCTCCTGCGCGTAGGTGCAGGGCTCGGGATCGCCGGGGCCGTTCGATAAGAAGACGCCGTCGGGGTTGAGCGCGAGAACATCTTCCGCATTCGTCTCGGCGGGTACCACCGTCACGCGGCAGCCTTCGCTGGCCAGCTTGCGCAGGATGTTGTGCTTGATGCCAAAGTCGTATGCGACCACATGGAAGCGCGGCGGCGCGTCTTTCACCCCGACGACTTCTGTGGGCTCGTGCGAGCGCTCGCCCACGTCCCACTGGTAGCGCTGCTTGGTCGAGACGACCTTCGCAAGGTCTTGCCCGACC
Proteins encoded in this window:
- the carA gene encoding glutamine-hydrolyzing carbamoyl-phosphate synthase small subunit, with translation MQAILALEDGRIFRGKGYGAKGECYGEVVFNTSITGYQEIFTDPSYAGQIVVLTNPEIGNYGTTPEDDESTRPYIEGLVTREFSKISSNWRSQEVAEGYLERFKIPVISDIDTRALVRHLRDNGCKRGVISSIETDADKLVEKARGIPIMVGQDLAKVVSTKQRYQWDVGERSHEPTEVVGVKDAPPRFHVVAYDFGIKHNILRKLASEGCRVTVVPAETNAEDVLALNPDGVFLSNGPGDPEPCTYAQENIRRLMGKKPIFGICLGHQLIGLALGGKTYKLKFGHHGGNHPVKQMASGKIEITAHNHNFAVDPDSLSSSEVDLTHIDLNDNTLEGMRHRNLPLFSVQYHPEAAPGPHDSHYLFKDFVQMMEEFKH
- the carB gene encoding carbamoyl-phosphate synthase large subunit; its protein translation is MPKRTDISKILIIGSGPIIIGQSAEFDYSGAQACKALKAEGYEVVLANSNPATIMTDPEMADRTYIEPLTREYLEEIIRIEAELSGGKGFALLPTVGGQTALNLAVELADGGVLEKYNVELIGAGLRSIKKAEDRLLFKDAMQKIGLDVPKSALVNNLKDGIEFAGKIGFPVIIRPSFTLGGSGGGIAYNREELIEILSRGLDLSPVHEVLIEESVLGWKEYELEVMRDIADNVIIICSIENFDPMGVHTGDSITVAPAQTLTDREYQAMRDAAIKVIREIGVETGGSNIQFAVHPTNGRMTVIEMNPRVSRSSALASKATGFPIAKIAAKLAVGYTLDEIPNDITKKTPASFEPTLDYVVVKIPKWQFEKFPGADEGLGPQMKSVGEVMAIGRTFKEALMKGVRSLETGKSLASEKIEPKILMQRLVTPHPERLNYLRYALRQGYTVKELAKFTSIDPWFLYQLKETVEMQAELEKHPQESVTPELIREAKRMGISDARLAEIWRLREGKGAAEKIRYHRKKHNITPVFKRVDTCAGEFESYTPYLYSTYEEEDEAPPTDKKKVIILGSGPNRIGQGIEFDYCCCHAAFALRDDGFETIMVNCNPETVSTDYDTSDRLYFEPLTFEDVMAVYEHEAGKGAQVGMIVQFGGQTPLNLALPLKAAGVPIIGTSPESIDLAEDRKRFGKLLDELSIPQPPGGAATSLEEALKVANKIGYPVLVRPSYVLGGRAMVIAYDDETITKYMKEAVEYSQDRPVLVDKFLEDATEVDVDALSDSEDVVIGGIMQHIEEAGIHSGDSSCVLPAVDIPEPALATMREYTFKLARALKVIGLVNIQFAIQKDKVYVIEVNPRASRTVPYVSKATGVPLAKIAARLVTRRKLREFLPENIERVSDLSTGNCYYVKSPVFPWSKFPGVDTVLGPEMKSTGEVMGVADNFGEAFYKAQLSAGHTLPTTGTIFISVAEKDKPHVADIARRFSELGFHIVATHGTADVLNHADIACDRVFKVKEGRPNVVDLIKGDKIHLIFNTPHGAEPWFDEKAIRRAAITQRIPTITTLSAARAAAEGIAALQRGQISVRALQHLHADRKLTAGR